A part of Entelurus aequoreus isolate RoL-2023_Sb linkage group LG10, RoL_Eaeq_v1.1, whole genome shotgun sequence genomic DNA contains:
- the crygs2 gene encoding crystallin, gamma S2, whose protein sequence is MGRIVFYEDKNFQGRRYECDSDCSDFHTYLSRCNSIRVESGAWVVYERPNYLGYQYVLTRGEYPEYQRWMGLNDRLSSCKMVHFTSGTIYKMQLYEKADFGGKAFEATEDCPSLLEKFRWREVNSCKVFDGWWVFYEHPNYRGRQYFLEKGEYRKPGDWGAASAAVQSFRRFTE, encoded by the exons ATGGGCAGA ATCGTCTTCTACGAGGACAAGAACTTCCAGGGTCGTCGCTACGAGTGTGACAGCGACTGCTCCGACTTCCACACCTACCTGAGTCGCTGCAACTCCATCCGGGTGGAGAGCGGTGCCTGGGTGGTGTACGAGCGGCCCAACTACCTGGGCTACCAGTACGTGCTGACCAGGGGTGAGTACCCCGAGTATCAGCGCTGGATGGGACTCAACGACCGCCTCAGCTCCTGCAAGATGGTCCACTTT ACTAGCGGGACCATCTACAAGATGCAGCTTTACGAGAAGGCTGACTTTGGCGGCAAAGCCTTCGAGGCCACGGAGGACTGTCCCTCGCTCCTGGAGAAGTTCCGCTGGAGGGAAGTGAACTCGTGCAAAGTCTTCGATGGCTGGTGGGTCTTTTATGAGCATCCCAACTACCGCGGCCGCCAATACTTCCTGGAGAAGGGCGAGTACCGCAAGCCGGGCGATTGGGGCGCGGCCAGCGCTGCAGTCCAGTCCTTTAGGCGCTTCACCGAATAA
- the lcmt2 gene encoding tRNA wybutosine-synthesizing protein 4 isoform X1, with translation MTNGKKQKGADTAVQGTNDSSVLSKVSAAAQGYFHDPFLQHFVCKVARRAPLINRGYYVRWRAVDCCVRSFLQVTQHCAKRQILSLGAGFDSLYFRLCADGAALERAVVFEVDFPDVTLRKAALIGSNETLAGMLDLQQGHSHTGPVCVSSSQYFLLGVDLRHDSLVEEALMMVELDQNVPTLILSEVVLTYMETQQSNDIIAWAARFLPHSLFVMYEQIRPHDPFGRVMQEHFLKVNSPLHALQQYSNTDAQRQRFLSKGWDECVCVDMNDFFLTMIPHEERLRVESLEPFDEYEEWHQKCCHYFILTASRGSVLVPSLLVHPPVTLKSLSWSPVALPVRTLPVRVEGLSMASTCLDVGHVLLTGGSCRRGRGAPSRLLLKGPGGWTCVGVEPSTHLGVRLYHTVTSTPGGGAVVYGGRCSPLKPIEGLVKVGHHGGSLQEEQMVCTGERPPLRWRHTATLLSHKGKNLLFVFGGKNESEAVLGGGYFLDVDQQHWVEVPVEGAAPEDRHSHSACLYQGGVVVFGGLGRKGEPLGDTTILKPREGGFCWERIDVQPPPCPRYSHSAHVLGEQLIVVGGVWLHSDGVPGVAVMGLDTCCSMEFRLDTSSVPYPLMLHSFCSELTDQKEAELLLIGGGGNCFSFGTHFNPQLVSVDLQPAISAPSSALLLNLGSVEVKTHPTHRVNTNFSLSAYYGYGNS, from the exons AGGCTATTATGTGCGCTGGAGAGCAGTGGACTGCTGCGTGCGCTCCTTCCTGCAGGTCACACAACATTGTGCCAAGCGACAG ATTTTGTCTCTGGGCGCCGGGTTCGACTCATTGTATTTTCGCCTGTGTGCAGACGGGGCGGCACTGGAGAGAGCCGTGGTGTTTGAGGTGGATTTCCCCGATGTCACGCTGCGCAAGGCGGCTCTTATCGGGTCCAATGAGACACTGGCAGGAATGTTGGACCTCCAGCAGGGACATTCTCATACAG gaccgGTGTGTGTGTCCAGCAGTCAGTACTTCCTTTTAGGGGTGGACCTGCGACACGACTCCCTGGTTGAAGAAGCTCTGATGATGGTTGAACTGGACCAGAATGTCCCAACGCTCATTCTCTCTGAAGTGGTGCTCACCTACATGGAAACACAGCA GTCTAATGACATCATCGCTTGGGCAGCAAGGTTCCTGCCCCACTCGCTCTTCGTGATGTACGAGCAGATTCGTCCTCACGATCCGTTCGGTCGCGTCATGCAGGAACATTTCCTCAAAGTGAATTCTCCCTTGCATGCGCTCCAGCAATACAGCAACACTGACGCACAAAGACAAAGGTTCCTCAGCAAG GGGTGGGACGAGTGTGTGTGCGTGGACATGAATGACTTCTTCCTCACCATGATCCCACACGAGGAGAGGCTCCGAGTGGAAAGTTTGGAGCCCTTTGACGAGTACGAG GAATGGCACCAGAAATGCTGTCACTACTTCATCCTCACAGCATCTCGAGGTTCTGTCTTAGTGCCGTCCTTGCTCGTCCATCCTCCAG TGACCCTAAAAAGTCTGTCTTGGAGCCCCGTTGCCCTCCCAGTGAGGACACTCCCGGTCCGAGTGGAGGGTCTCAGCATGGCCTCCACCTGCTTGGACGTAGGACACGTCCTCCTCACTGGCGGCTCCTGCAGACGTGGCAGAGGAGCTCCAAGTCGACTCCTGCTCAAAGGCCCTGGAGGCTGGACATGTGTGGGTGTCGAACCTTCCACGCATTTGGGTGTCCGCCTGTACCACACGGTCACCTCCACTCCAGGAGGAGGTGCGGTCGTATACGGCGGTCGATGCTCTCCTCTCAAGCCGATCGAGGGCCTCGTCAAAGTGGGCCATCATGGTGGGTCACTTCAAGAGGAGCAGATGGTCTGCACAGGTGAGCGTCCTCCGCTCAGGTGGAGACACACTGCTACTCTGCTCTCTCATAAAG GAAAAAACCTGCTATTTGTCTTTGGTGGTAAAAATGAGAGTGAAGCGGTGTTGGGCGGTGGCTACTTCCTGGATGTTGATCAGCAGCACTGGGTTGAG GTGCCGGTAGAGGGCGCAGCACCAGAAGACCGCCATTCCCACTCGGCGTGTCTCTACCAGGGAGGAGTGGTGGTCTTTGGGGGGCTGGGAAGAAAAGGAGAGCCGCTTGGGGACACCACCATACTGAAGCCCAGAGAGGGAGGCTTCTGCTGGGAGAGGATAGACGTGCAGCCCCCGCCTTGTCCCAG GTACTCTCATTCCGCCCACGTGCTCGGTGAGCAGCTGATTGTGGTGGGCGGAGTTTGGCTGCATTCGGACGGCGTGCCGGGTGTGGCCGTGATGGGGCTGGACACGTGCTGCAGCATGGAGTTCCGTCTGGACACG AGCTCAGTGCCGTACCCGCTGATGTTGCACTCCTTTTGCTCCGAGCTGACGGACCAGAAGGAAGCTGAGCTGCTGCTTATTGGCGGAGGAGGAAACTGTTTCTCCTTTGGGACGCATTTCAACCCTCAGCTGGTTTCTGTGGACCTGCAGCCTGCGATCAG TGCACCATCTAGTGCACtgcttcttaacctgggttcggtggaggtcaaaacacacccgactcatcgtgtaaatacaaacttctccctatcggcgtattacggatacggcaacagctga
- the lcmt2 gene encoding tRNA wybutosine-synthesizing protein 4 isoform X2 → MTNGKKQKGADTAVQGTNDSSVLSKVSAAAQGYFHDPFLQHFVCKVARRAPLINRGYYVRWRAVDCCVRSFLQVTQHCAKRQILSLGAGFDSLYFRLCADGAALERAVVFEVDFPDVTLRKAALIGSNETLAGMLDLQQGHSHTGPVCVSSSQYFLLGVDLRHDSLVEEALMMVELDQNVPTLILSEVVLTYMETQQSNDIIAWAARFLPHSLFVMYEQIRPHDPFGRVMQEHFLKVNSPLHALQQYSNTDAQRQRFLSKGWDECVCVDMNDFFLTMIPHEERLRVESLEPFDEYEEWHQKCCHYFILTASRGSVLVPSLLVHPPVTLKSLSWSPVALPVRTLPVRVEGLSMASTCLDVGHVLLTGGSCRRGRGAPSRLLLKGPGGWTCVGVEPSTHLGVRLYHTVTSTPGGGAVVYGGRCSPLKPIEGLVKVGHHGGSLQEEQMVCTGKNLLFVFGGKNESEAVLGGGYFLDVDQQHWVEVPVEGAAPEDRHSHSACLYQGGVVVFGGLGRKGEPLGDTTILKPREGGFCWERIDVQPPPCPRYSHSAHVLGEQLIVVGGVWLHSDGVPGVAVMGLDTCCSMEFRLDTSSVPYPLMLHSFCSELTDQKEAELLLIGGGGNCFSFGTHFNPQLVSVDLQPAISAPSSALLLNLGSVEVKTHPTHRVNTNFSLSAYYGYGNS, encoded by the exons AGGCTATTATGTGCGCTGGAGAGCAGTGGACTGCTGCGTGCGCTCCTTCCTGCAGGTCACACAACATTGTGCCAAGCGACAG ATTTTGTCTCTGGGCGCCGGGTTCGACTCATTGTATTTTCGCCTGTGTGCAGACGGGGCGGCACTGGAGAGAGCCGTGGTGTTTGAGGTGGATTTCCCCGATGTCACGCTGCGCAAGGCGGCTCTTATCGGGTCCAATGAGACACTGGCAGGAATGTTGGACCTCCAGCAGGGACATTCTCATACAG gaccgGTGTGTGTGTCCAGCAGTCAGTACTTCCTTTTAGGGGTGGACCTGCGACACGACTCCCTGGTTGAAGAAGCTCTGATGATGGTTGAACTGGACCAGAATGTCCCAACGCTCATTCTCTCTGAAGTGGTGCTCACCTACATGGAAACACAGCA GTCTAATGACATCATCGCTTGGGCAGCAAGGTTCCTGCCCCACTCGCTCTTCGTGATGTACGAGCAGATTCGTCCTCACGATCCGTTCGGTCGCGTCATGCAGGAACATTTCCTCAAAGTGAATTCTCCCTTGCATGCGCTCCAGCAATACAGCAACACTGACGCACAAAGACAAAGGTTCCTCAGCAAG GGGTGGGACGAGTGTGTGTGCGTGGACATGAATGACTTCTTCCTCACCATGATCCCACACGAGGAGAGGCTCCGAGTGGAAAGTTTGGAGCCCTTTGACGAGTACGAG GAATGGCACCAGAAATGCTGTCACTACTTCATCCTCACAGCATCTCGAGGTTCTGTCTTAGTGCCGTCCTTGCTCGTCCATCCTCCAG TGACCCTAAAAAGTCTGTCTTGGAGCCCCGTTGCCCTCCCAGTGAGGACACTCCCGGTCCGAGTGGAGGGTCTCAGCATGGCCTCCACCTGCTTGGACGTAGGACACGTCCTCCTCACTGGCGGCTCCTGCAGACGTGGCAGAGGAGCTCCAAGTCGACTCCTGCTCAAAGGCCCTGGAGGCTGGACATGTGTGGGTGTCGAACCTTCCACGCATTTGGGTGTCCGCCTGTACCACACGGTCACCTCCACTCCAGGAGGAGGTGCGGTCGTATACGGCGGTCGATGCTCTCCTCTCAAGCCGATCGAGGGCCTCGTCAAAGTGGGCCATCATGGTGGGTCACTTCAAGAGGAGCAGATGGTCTGCACAG GAAAAAACCTGCTATTTGTCTTTGGTGGTAAAAATGAGAGTGAAGCGGTGTTGGGCGGTGGCTACTTCCTGGATGTTGATCAGCAGCACTGGGTTGAG GTGCCGGTAGAGGGCGCAGCACCAGAAGACCGCCATTCCCACTCGGCGTGTCTCTACCAGGGAGGAGTGGTGGTCTTTGGGGGGCTGGGAAGAAAAGGAGAGCCGCTTGGGGACACCACCATACTGAAGCCCAGAGAGGGAGGCTTCTGCTGGGAGAGGATAGACGTGCAGCCCCCGCCTTGTCCCAG GTACTCTCATTCCGCCCACGTGCTCGGTGAGCAGCTGATTGTGGTGGGCGGAGTTTGGCTGCATTCGGACGGCGTGCCGGGTGTGGCCGTGATGGGGCTGGACACGTGCTGCAGCATGGAGTTCCGTCTGGACACG AGCTCAGTGCCGTACCCGCTGATGTTGCACTCCTTTTGCTCCGAGCTGACGGACCAGAAGGAAGCTGAGCTGCTGCTTATTGGCGGAGGAGGAAACTGTTTCTCCTTTGGGACGCATTTCAACCCTCAGCTGGTTTCTGTGGACCTGCAGCCTGCGATCAG TGCACCATCTAGTGCACtgcttcttaacctgggttcggtggaggtcaaaacacacccgactcatcgtgtaaatacaaacttctccctatcggcgtattacggatacggcaacagctga
- the lcmt2 gene encoding tRNA wybutosine-synthesizing protein 4 isoform X3 produces the protein MTNGKKQKGADTAVQGTNDSSVLSKVSAAAQGYFHDPFLQHFVCKVARRAPLINRGYYVRWRAVDCCVRSFLQVTQHCAKRQILSLGAGFDSLYFRLCADGAALERAVVFEVDFPDVTLRKAALIGSNETLAGMLDLQQGHSHTGPVCVSSSQYFLLGVDLRHDSLVEEALMMVELDQNVPTLILSEVVLTYMETQQSNDIIAWAARFLPHSLFVMYEQIRPHDPFGRVMQEHFLKVNSPLHALQQYSNTDAQRQRFLSKGWDECVCVDMNDFFLTMIPHEERLRVESLEPFDEYEEWHQKCCHYFILTASRGSVLVPSLLVHPPVTLKSLSWSPVALPVRTLPVRVEGLSMASTCLDVGHVLLTGGSCRRGRGAPSRLLLKGPGGWTCVGVEPSTHLGVRLYHTVTSTPGGGAVVYGGRCSPLKPIEGLVKVGHHGGSLQEEQMVCTGERPPLRWRHTATLLSHKGKNLLFVFGGKNESEAVLGGGYFLDVDQQHWVEVPVEGAAPEDRHSHSACLYQGGVVVFGGLGRKGEPLGDTTILKPREGGFCWERIDVQPPPCPRYSHSAHVLGEQLIVVGGVWLHSDGVPGVAVMGLDTCCSMEFRLDTSSVPYPLMLHSFCSELTDQKEAELLLIGGGGNCFSFGTHFNPQLVSVDLQPAIR, from the exons AGGCTATTATGTGCGCTGGAGAGCAGTGGACTGCTGCGTGCGCTCCTTCCTGCAGGTCACACAACATTGTGCCAAGCGACAG ATTTTGTCTCTGGGCGCCGGGTTCGACTCATTGTATTTTCGCCTGTGTGCAGACGGGGCGGCACTGGAGAGAGCCGTGGTGTTTGAGGTGGATTTCCCCGATGTCACGCTGCGCAAGGCGGCTCTTATCGGGTCCAATGAGACACTGGCAGGAATGTTGGACCTCCAGCAGGGACATTCTCATACAG gaccgGTGTGTGTGTCCAGCAGTCAGTACTTCCTTTTAGGGGTGGACCTGCGACACGACTCCCTGGTTGAAGAAGCTCTGATGATGGTTGAACTGGACCAGAATGTCCCAACGCTCATTCTCTCTGAAGTGGTGCTCACCTACATGGAAACACAGCA GTCTAATGACATCATCGCTTGGGCAGCAAGGTTCCTGCCCCACTCGCTCTTCGTGATGTACGAGCAGATTCGTCCTCACGATCCGTTCGGTCGCGTCATGCAGGAACATTTCCTCAAAGTGAATTCTCCCTTGCATGCGCTCCAGCAATACAGCAACACTGACGCACAAAGACAAAGGTTCCTCAGCAAG GGGTGGGACGAGTGTGTGTGCGTGGACATGAATGACTTCTTCCTCACCATGATCCCACACGAGGAGAGGCTCCGAGTGGAAAGTTTGGAGCCCTTTGACGAGTACGAG GAATGGCACCAGAAATGCTGTCACTACTTCATCCTCACAGCATCTCGAGGTTCTGTCTTAGTGCCGTCCTTGCTCGTCCATCCTCCAG TGACCCTAAAAAGTCTGTCTTGGAGCCCCGTTGCCCTCCCAGTGAGGACACTCCCGGTCCGAGTGGAGGGTCTCAGCATGGCCTCCACCTGCTTGGACGTAGGACACGTCCTCCTCACTGGCGGCTCCTGCAGACGTGGCAGAGGAGCTCCAAGTCGACTCCTGCTCAAAGGCCCTGGAGGCTGGACATGTGTGGGTGTCGAACCTTCCACGCATTTGGGTGTCCGCCTGTACCACACGGTCACCTCCACTCCAGGAGGAGGTGCGGTCGTATACGGCGGTCGATGCTCTCCTCTCAAGCCGATCGAGGGCCTCGTCAAAGTGGGCCATCATGGTGGGTCACTTCAAGAGGAGCAGATGGTCTGCACAGGTGAGCGTCCTCCGCTCAGGTGGAGACACACTGCTACTCTGCTCTCTCATAAAG GAAAAAACCTGCTATTTGTCTTTGGTGGTAAAAATGAGAGTGAAGCGGTGTTGGGCGGTGGCTACTTCCTGGATGTTGATCAGCAGCACTGGGTTGAG GTGCCGGTAGAGGGCGCAGCACCAGAAGACCGCCATTCCCACTCGGCGTGTCTCTACCAGGGAGGAGTGGTGGTCTTTGGGGGGCTGGGAAGAAAAGGAGAGCCGCTTGGGGACACCACCATACTGAAGCCCAGAGAGGGAGGCTTCTGCTGGGAGAGGATAGACGTGCAGCCCCCGCCTTGTCCCAG GTACTCTCATTCCGCCCACGTGCTCGGTGAGCAGCTGATTGTGGTGGGCGGAGTTTGGCTGCATTCGGACGGCGTGCCGGGTGTGGCCGTGATGGGGCTGGACACGTGCTGCAGCATGGAGTTCCGTCTGGACACG AGCTCAGTGCCGTACCCGCTGATGTTGCACTCCTTTTGCTCCGAGCTGACGGACCAGAAGGAAGCTGAGCTGCTGCTTATTGGCGGAGGAGGAAACTGTTTCTCCTTTGGGACGCATTTCAACCCTCAGCTGGTTTCTGTGGACCTGCAGCCTGCGATCAGGTAG